In Sander lucioperca isolate FBNREF2018 chromosome 21, SLUC_FBN_1.2, whole genome shotgun sequence, the following proteins share a genomic window:
- the tmem11 gene encoding transmembrane protein 11, mitochondrial isoform X1, whose amino-acid sequence MASLGRRRGVPVSRERGVMAATDCYIVHEIYNGENAQDQFEYELEQALEAQYKYIVIEPTRIGDETARWITVGNCLHKTAVLSGAACLLTPLSLPVEYSRYVALPAGALSVACSALYGISWQFDPCCKYQVEYDSQKLSRLPLHTLTSSTPVVLVRRDDVHRKRLHNTIALAALAYCAKKIYELYAV is encoded by the exons ATGGCGTCGCTGGGAAGGAGGCGCGGTGTCCCAGTAAGCAGGGAGAG gggaGTGATGGCGGCGACAGACTGCTACATTGTGCACGAGATCTACAACGGGGAGAATGCGCAGGACCAGTTTGAGTACGAGCTGGAGCAGGCGCTGGAGGCCCAGTATAAATACATTGTCATTGAGCCCACCCGCATCGGAGATGAAACGGCCCGTTGGATTACCGTGGGCAACTGCCTGCACAAGACGGCCGTGTTGTCAGGTGCTGCTTGCCTCCTGACGCCACTTTCACTGCCTGTTGAATACTCGCGCTATGTGGCGTTGCCCGCTGGCGCCCTCAGTGTGGCCTGCTCTGCCCTTTATGGGATTTCATGGCAATTTGATCCCTGCTGCAAGTACCAGGTGGAATACGACAGCCAAAAACTCTCGCGGCTGCCCCTGCATACACTCACCTCCTCGACGCCCGTGGTGTTGGTACGCAGAGATGACGTCCACAGAAAGAGACTCCATAATACGATAGCACTGGCTGCCCTGGCGTATTGCGCCAAGAAGATCTACGAACTCTATGCGGTATGA
- the tmem11 gene encoding transmembrane protein 11, mitochondrial isoform X2 → MAATDCYIVHEIYNGENAQDQFEYELEQALEAQYKYIVIEPTRIGDETARWITVGNCLHKTAVLSGAACLLTPLSLPVEYSRYVALPAGALSVACSALYGISWQFDPCCKYQVEYDSQKLSRLPLHTLTSSTPVVLVRRDDVHRKRLHNTIALAALAYCAKKIYELYAV, encoded by the coding sequence ATGGCGGCGACAGACTGCTACATTGTGCACGAGATCTACAACGGGGAGAATGCGCAGGACCAGTTTGAGTACGAGCTGGAGCAGGCGCTGGAGGCCCAGTATAAATACATTGTCATTGAGCCCACCCGCATCGGAGATGAAACGGCCCGTTGGATTACCGTGGGCAACTGCCTGCACAAGACGGCCGTGTTGTCAGGTGCTGCTTGCCTCCTGACGCCACTTTCACTGCCTGTTGAATACTCGCGCTATGTGGCGTTGCCCGCTGGCGCCCTCAGTGTGGCCTGCTCTGCCCTTTATGGGATTTCATGGCAATTTGATCCCTGCTGCAAGTACCAGGTGGAATACGACAGCCAAAAACTCTCGCGGCTGCCCCTGCATACACTCACCTCCTCGACGCCCGTGGTGTTGGTACGCAGAGATGACGTCCACAGAAAGAGACTCCATAATACGATAGCACTGGCTGCCCTGGCGTATTGCGCCAAGAAGATCTACGAACTCTATGCGGTATGA